A window of the Haloarcula rubripromontorii genome harbors these coding sequences:
- a CDS encoding sulfurtransferase produces the protein MTDFVSAEWVSSRGDDLRVVDVRDAWEYDGLGHLPGAVNVPFDSFRADEHGAESDAGEGMLPDEDEWARLLSAAGISPESDIVAYDDHHGVFAARFLVTAELFGHDPDHLHLLDGDFSSWQLERETSSETPDVEPTEYAVQRPASTPLVGPDTVAKAADDPDAVLVDTREDEEYDAGHIPGAVLLDWRDLVDDETRGLLARESALSVLESVGIVPEKRVVLYCNTARRISHTYVVLRHLGFERVDFYEGSLTEWEAQGRPLETN, from the coding sequence ATGACTGATTTCGTCTCTGCGGAGTGGGTGTCGAGTCGGGGCGACGACCTCCGGGTGGTCGACGTGCGAGACGCGTGGGAGTACGACGGCCTCGGACACCTCCCGGGCGCGGTGAACGTCCCCTTCGATTCGTTCCGGGCGGACGAACACGGCGCGGAGTCCGATGCTGGCGAGGGCATGCTGCCCGATGAAGACGAGTGGGCACGGTTGCTCTCGGCAGCCGGCATCTCGCCGGAGAGCGACATCGTGGCGTATGACGACCACCACGGCGTCTTCGCCGCGCGGTTTCTGGTCACCGCAGAACTGTTCGGCCACGACCCCGACCACCTCCACCTCCTTGACGGCGACTTCTCCAGCTGGCAGCTCGAACGCGAGACGTCGAGCGAGACGCCGGACGTCGAGCCGACCGAGTACGCCGTCCAGCGGCCGGCGTCGACGCCGCTGGTCGGCCCGGATACGGTCGCCAAGGCGGCGGACGACCCCGACGCGGTGCTGGTCGACACCCGCGAGGACGAGGAGTACGACGCGGGCCACATCCCCGGCGCAGTTCTGCTGGACTGGCGGGACCTCGTCGATGACGAGACACGGGGACTGCTCGCGCGCGAGTCGGCGCTGTCTGTCCTCGAATCGGTCGGCATCGTCCCCGAGAAGCGCGTCGTCCTCTACTGCAACACGGCTCGGCGCATCAGCCACACCTACGTCGTCCTCCGCCACCTCGGCTTCGAGCGGGTGGACTTCTACGAGGGGAGTCTCACTGAGTGGGAAGCACAGGGGCGGCCGCTGGAGACGAACTGA
- the thiE gene encoding thiamine phosphate synthase gives MVDWDVYLVTQASLSTGRTTDAIVADAIDGGVGVVQLREKDRTARERYELGRELRELTRKAGVAFVVNDRVDIAQALDADGVHLGDDDLPVPVARELLGDDALIGRSVSTVEDAREAAAAGADYLGVGAVFATGSKDDIDDEEYAIGTERVAAIADAVDIPFVAIGGITADNAVEVVRAGADGVAVITAITQADDPEAATDALHSAVEQGR, from the coding sequence ATGGTCGACTGGGACGTGTATCTCGTCACGCAGGCGTCGCTCTCGACAGGTCGGACAACCGACGCAATCGTCGCGGACGCGATTGACGGCGGCGTCGGCGTCGTCCAACTCCGCGAGAAGGACCGGACAGCGCGCGAACGCTACGAACTCGGTCGGGAACTGCGGGAACTGACCCGCAAGGCCGGCGTCGCGTTCGTCGTCAACGACCGCGTCGACATCGCACAGGCACTCGACGCCGACGGGGTTCACCTCGGCGACGACGACCTTCCAGTTCCCGTCGCGCGGGAGCTTCTGGGTGACGACGCACTCATCGGGCGCTCGGTCTCAACTGTCGAAGACGCCCGGGAAGCGGCGGCGGCCGGCGCGGACTACCTCGGCGTCGGTGCAGTGTTTGCTACCGGCTCGAAAGACGACATCGATGACGAGGAGTACGCCATCGGCACCGAGCGAGTCGCTGCTATCGCGGACGCAGTAGACATCCCTTTTGTTGCCATCGGTGGCATCACGGCCGACAACGCCGTTGAGGTCGTCAGAGCGGGCGCGGACGGGGTCGCCGTCATCACAGCAATCACGCAGGCCGACGACCCGGAGGCGGCGACGGACGCGTTACACAGTGCCGTCGAGCAGGGGCGATAG
- a CDS encoding phosphate uptake regulator PhoU, whose amino-acid sequence MDTRKIQTVGGGTYTVSLPKEWAESENCTAGTTVNLHTHIDGLLVIQTPESQTTARNRLTLEVGNDDPAEIEQLLRAAYAAGVESVALELPDGYSDEQHRAIERVTRNLTGVTIAEETGSTVTVQTLLDAGEVSVSQSVRQLQFVALSMHRDAMAALTTGTTSDRWGDRDEQADRLYAMIDRYFERGLARLDEIDALGQTRPELFTLWGTANELERVADHAERIGTVADRLDGQPDERIITALDDIAQDVRAVVEDAVRVIIGDACVDTARQTLATRRDVRERITSLDRQLFESGDADYRLTRALDSLTRTAEHGGNIAELGLRMAVRDGAFSDPATDTDEANASSSTAETES is encoded by the coding sequence ATGGACACCCGAAAGATACAGACCGTCGGCGGCGGGACCTACACCGTTTCGCTCCCAAAAGAGTGGGCCGAATCGGAGAACTGTACGGCCGGGACGACGGTGAACCTCCACACGCACATCGACGGGCTCCTGGTAATTCAGACCCCTGAGTCACAGACAACGGCGCGGAACCGCCTCACACTGGAAGTCGGAAACGACGACCCGGCGGAAATAGAGCAGCTGTTGCGGGCGGCCTACGCCGCTGGCGTCGAATCTGTGGCCCTTGAACTCCCCGATGGCTACAGCGACGAGCAACATCGGGCCATCGAACGCGTCACCCGGAACCTGACAGGCGTAACCATCGCCGAGGAGACCGGCTCCACGGTAACGGTCCAGACGTTGCTCGACGCTGGCGAGGTGTCCGTCAGCCAATCGGTCCGCCAGCTCCAGTTCGTCGCCCTGTCGATGCACCGGGACGCGATGGCCGCGCTGACGACCGGGACGACCAGCGACCGGTGGGGTGACCGCGACGAGCAGGCCGACCGGCTGTACGCCATGATCGACCGCTACTTCGAGCGAGGACTGGCCCGACTCGACGAGATAGACGCGCTCGGGCAGACCCGTCCCGAACTGTTCACCCTCTGGGGGACTGCGAACGAACTCGAACGCGTGGCCGATCACGCCGAGCGCATCGGGACCGTCGCCGACCGGCTCGACGGCCAACCCGACGAGCGTATCATCACAGCCCTCGACGACATCGCACAGGATGTCCGCGCCGTCGTCGAGGACGCTGTCCGAGTGATCATCGGCGACGCCTGTGTCGACACCGCCCGACAGACACTGGCCACGCGCCGGGACGTTCGAGAGCGGATAACCAGTCTCGACCGACAGCTGTTCGAGTCCGGTGACGCCGATTACCGGCTCACGCGCGCCCTCGACAGCCTCACCAGAACGGCGGAACACGGCGGCAATATCGCCGAACTCGGGCTTCGGATGGCCGTTCGAGACGGCGCGTTCTCGGACCCAGCGACCGACACTGACGAGGCAAACGCGTCGAGTTCGACAGCCGAAACAGAGTCCTGA
- a CDS encoding ribbon-helix-helix protein, CopG family: MDEAFLDLESIEVELDEELLDAIDDKAFADHRDNRDAAIRDLLDEWLKQRATEDANESD; encoded by the coding sequence ATGGACGAAGCGTTTCTAGACCTCGAATCGATTGAGGTCGAACTGGACGAGGAGTTGCTCGATGCGATTGACGACAAGGCGTTCGCCGACCACCGCGACAACCGGGACGCCGCGATTCGCGACCTGCTCGACGAGTGGCTGAAACAGCGTGCCACCGAAGACGCGAACGAGAGCGACTGA
- a CDS encoding geranylgeranyl reductase family protein, with the protein MYDVVVVGAGPAGSRYARQAASRGLDVVVFEQGEIGKPLACSGHVSTDIWEFTEDARDDLFQNEISGARFHTGGPGSQDHPFYKDEVISNVIDRVGLDKHLADVARDAGADVREGHSVVGVSEDRDGVTVEVRGDDSVETHRAKMVAGCDGPKSRVRRELDLPEPDELLHGVLGFSDEVDHGDFVDVHLTVPRFFAWRIPRGEAGVEYGLAVPPGDDARGRFEEFVDGYGVETDRRCSGLIPIGPPKRVTGRRSFLVGDAAAQTKPFTGGGIRYGMTAADHAAREIDPDDPATLGEYERAWRDDLRQEIRLGHAVRAGYSAPEPIQKAGMKAFEGEIGVHMDRPTTLFSREQLAALFSRS; encoded by the coding sequence ATGTACGATGTTGTGGTGGTCGGCGCGGGTCCGGCTGGGTCCCGGTACGCGCGTCAGGCGGCGAGCCGGGGGCTCGACGTGGTGGTGTTCGAGCAGGGGGAGATCGGCAAGCCACTGGCCTGTTCGGGCCACGTGAGCACAGATATCTGGGAGTTTACCGAGGACGCCCGCGACGACCTGTTCCAGAACGAGATTTCGGGCGCTCGGTTTCACACTGGCGGTCCCGGAAGTCAAGACCACCCCTTCTACAAGGACGAAGTCATCTCGAACGTCATCGACCGCGTCGGTCTGGACAAGCACCTCGCCGACGTGGCCCGCGATGCCGGCGCGGACGTGCGCGAGGGCCACTCCGTCGTCGGCGTCTCCGAAGACAGGGACGGCGTCACCGTTGAAGTACGCGGCGACGACAGCGTCGAAACCCACCGCGCGAAGATGGTCGCCGGCTGTGACGGCCCGAAGAGCCGCGTCCGGCGGGAACTCGACCTTCCCGAACCCGACGAACTGCTGCATGGCGTCCTCGGGTTCAGCGACGAGGTCGACCACGGCGACTTCGTGGACGTCCACCTCACCGTCCCACGCTTCTTCGCGTGGCGCATCCCGCGGGGCGAGGCCGGCGTCGAGTACGGGCTGGCCGTCCCGCCGGGCGACGACGCCCGCGGGCGGTTCGAAGAGTTCGTCGACGGCTACGGGGTCGAGACCGACCGCCGCTGTTCTGGACTTATCCCCATCGGCCCGCCGAAGCGAGTCACCGGCCGACGGTCGTTCCTCGTCGGCGATGCCGCGGCCCAGACCAAGCCTTTCACCGGCGGCGGCATCCGCTACGGCATGACTGCCGCCGACCACGCGGCCCGAGAGATCGACCCCGACGACCCGGCGACGCTGGGCGAGTACGAGCGCGCGTGGCGCGACGACCTCCGACAGGAGATCCGCCTCGGTCACGCGGTTCGGGCTGGCTACTCTGCGCCGGAGCCGATACAGAAAGCCGGGATGAAAGCCTTCGAGGGCGAAATCGGCGTCCACATGGACCGGCCGACAACGCTGTTCTCCCGGGAGCAGTTAGCAGCGCTGTTCTCCCGGTCCTGA
- a CDS encoding oxidoreductase, producing MTGWTIEDMPPLTDRTVVVTGANSGLGLTGSKAFARRGATVVMACRSVDRGESAAAEIRDAVPNATLDVRECDLADLSNVESFADGLRDEYDAVDILCNNAGVMAIPRSETADGFETQFGVNHLGHFALTGHLLDLLGAADSESRIVTQSSGAHEMGEIDFEDLQGERSYGKWSAYGQSKLANLLFAYELQRRLGNHGWDDVISVACHPGYADTDLQFRGPREMGSTLRTAAMGLANAVLAQSAEQGALPMLYAATADDVIGGEYVGPGGLFDMRGPPEFQQSNAASRDEETAARLWEVSTDLTGVEYDFETA from the coding sequence ATGACAGGCTGGACTATCGAAGACATGCCCCCGCTGACGGACCGAACCGTGGTCGTAACCGGCGCGAACAGCGGGCTGGGACTTACAGGCTCGAAGGCGTTCGCTCGCAGAGGCGCGACGGTGGTGATGGCCTGCCGGAGCGTCGACCGCGGTGAATCGGCTGCCGCGGAGATTCGCGACGCCGTCCCGAACGCGACGCTCGATGTCCGTGAGTGTGACCTCGCGGACCTCTCGAACGTCGAATCCTTCGCCGACGGCCTCCGAGACGAGTACGATGCCGTCGACATTCTCTGTAACAACGCCGGCGTCATGGCGATTCCCCGGAGCGAGACGGCCGACGGTTTCGAGACGCAGTTCGGCGTCAACCATCTGGGCCACTTCGCCCTGACCGGGCACCTCCTTGACCTCCTCGGGGCCGCCGACAGCGAATCCCGAATCGTCACGCAGTCCAGCGGCGCACACGAGATGGGCGAGATCGACTTCGAGGACCTGCAGGGCGAGCGCTCCTACGGGAAGTGGTCAGCCTACGGCCAGAGCAAGCTCGCCAACCTCCTCTTTGCCTACGAACTCCAGCGCCGGCTTGGCAACCACGGCTGGGACGACGTGATAAGCGTCGCCTGCCACCCCGGCTACGCCGACACCGACCTCCAGTTCCGCGGGCCCCGAGAGATGGGGTCGACACTGCGAACAGCGGCCATGGGCCTTGCCAACGCCGTGCTGGCCCAATCCGCCGAGCAGGGCGCGCTCCCGATGCTGTACGCCGCCACCGCGGACGATGTTATCGGCGGCGAGTACGTCGGCCCCGGCGGCCTGTTCGACATGCGCGGCCCGCCCGAGTTCCAGCAGTCAAACGCGGCCTCGCGCGACGAGGAAACCGCCGCGCGGCTCTGGGAGGTCTCGACCGACCTCACCGGCGTTGAGTACGACTTCGAGACCGCCTGA
- a CDS encoding glutaredoxin family protein, with protein sequence MSDVSITVYTREDCHLCEEAVETIERVADDEGVAIAIDLVDVDEDPELQAEYGERVPYVFVDESPAFKYHVDERQLREKLRRSS encoded by the coding sequence ATGAGCGACGTGTCGATCACCGTCTACACGCGGGAGGACTGCCATCTCTGTGAGGAAGCCGTCGAGACAATCGAGCGAGTTGCCGACGACGAGGGGGTCGCTATCGCGATAGACCTCGTCGATGTTGACGAAGATCCCGAGCTTCAGGCGGAGTACGGCGAGCGCGTTCCCTACGTCTTCGTGGACGAGTCGCCGGCGTTCAAGTACCACGTCGACGAGCGACAGTTACGCGAGAAACTGCGGCGGTCGTCGTAG
- a CDS encoding sulfurtransferase: MTDYANDVLVSADWVSEHLDEFQSDDPAHRLVEVDVDTELYDESHAPGAIGFNWETQLQDQTTRDILDKEDFEELLGSHGISEDSTVVLYGDNSNWFAAYTYWQFKYYGHDDVKLLDGGREYWVENDYELTDEVPEFSEVDYEASGPRESIRAYREDVENAIERELPLVDVRSPEEYSGEILAPPGLQETAQRGGHIPGAQNISWAAVTNDDGTFKDYDELEELYAEYGIDGDSTTVAYCRIGERSSVAWFALHELLGYDDTINYDGSWTEWGNLVGAPIEKGEADD, translated from the coding sequence ATGACTGACTACGCTAACGACGTGCTCGTCTCGGCCGACTGGGTCAGCGAGCATCTGGACGAGTTCCAGAGCGACGACCCCGCCCACCGACTGGTAGAGGTGGACGTCGACACGGAACTGTACGACGAGAGCCACGCGCCCGGTGCAATCGGCTTCAACTGGGAGACACAGCTTCAGGACCAGACCACCCGTGACATCCTCGACAAGGAAGACTTCGAGGAGCTGCTTGGCAGTCACGGCATCAGCGAGGACTCGACAGTCGTCCTCTACGGCGACAATTCGAACTGGTTTGCCGCCTACACATATTGGCAGTTCAAATACTACGGCCACGACGACGTGAAGCTGCTCGACGGCGGCCGCGAGTACTGGGTCGAGAACGACTACGAACTCACCGACGAAGTGCCAGAGTTCTCCGAAGTCGACTACGAGGCATCCGGCCCGCGCGAGTCCATCCGCGCCTACCGCGAGGACGTCGAGAACGCCATCGAGCGCGAACTGCCGCTCGTCGACGTTCGCTCGCCCGAGGAATACTCCGGCGAGATTCTCGCACCCCCCGGACTGCAGGAGACCGCCCAGCGTGGCGGCCACATCCCCGGCGCACAGAACATCTCCTGGGCGGCCGTCACCAACGACGACGGGACGTTCAAAGACTACGACGAACTCGAAGAGCTCTACGCTGAGTACGGCATCGACGGCGACTCCACGACGGTCGCGTACTGCCGCATCGGTGAGCGCTCCTCTGTCGCCTGGTTCGCCCTGCACGAACTGCTGGGCTACGACGACACCATCAACTACGACGGCTCCTGGACCGAATGGGGCAATCTGGTTGGTGCGCCTATCGAGAAGGGCGAGGCCGACGACTGA
- a CDS encoding AI-2E family transporter, protein MVTRRRTYVLAGLLVLTGCLTAVLLARVLATIFFAITVAYVLFPVSEWLGRHGLNRRLSAAVTTGIAFISGTFIIVPLGAVLYLRRRDLFSFFQQLPSMVTLEFGEFSYPVEIDPTLIAARETLTAVAVDLAAESPVLALKAVLFAILVYAMLWQPQAPKKAVYRTVPASYHEVVNRLHQRLRGTLYAIYVLQAATAFGTFVVAWIVFWLLGYQGAFALAVVAGILQFVPVVGPSVVVLTIAVADVINGNITGAVLVTVFGLVFVGFLPDAVIRPKLARYTTGLPASLYFVGFTGGVLTLGVIGFIAGPVVIALLVELSSLLTSERQGDQQKLT, encoded by the coding sequence GTGGTAACACGCCGACGTACCTACGTCCTCGCGGGCCTGCTCGTTCTTACCGGCTGCCTGACGGCAGTCCTGCTCGCGCGGGTGCTAGCGACGATTTTCTTCGCAATCACGGTCGCATACGTGCTGTTCCCCGTCTCGGAATGGCTTGGACGCCACGGGCTCAACAGGCGCCTGTCGGCGGCTGTGACAACAGGTATTGCCTTCATCAGTGGGACATTCATTATCGTCCCGCTCGGGGCTGTGCTGTATCTCCGCCGCCGCGACCTGTTTTCGTTCTTCCAGCAGCTCCCGTCGATGGTGACCCTCGAATTCGGCGAGTTCAGCTACCCGGTCGAGATCGATCCGACGTTGATAGCCGCCCGGGAGACACTCACGGCTGTTGCGGTGGATCTAGCCGCTGAATCGCCCGTGCTGGCGCTGAAGGCCGTCCTGTTTGCGATCCTCGTCTACGCGATGCTCTGGCAGCCACAGGCGCCAAAAAAGGCCGTCTATCGGACGGTCCCGGCGTCGTATCACGAGGTCGTCAACCGACTCCATCAGCGGCTCCGGGGGACACTGTACGCGATTTACGTTCTTCAGGCGGCGACGGCGTTCGGGACCTTTGTCGTGGCGTGGATCGTCTTCTGGCTGCTGGGCTATCAGGGCGCGTTCGCACTGGCGGTGGTCGCCGGTATTCTGCAGTTCGTTCCCGTCGTCGGCCCCAGCGTCGTCGTCCTCACCATCGCTGTCGCGGATGTTATCAACGGCAACATCACCGGGGCAGTCCTGGTGACCGTGTTCGGCCTCGTCTTCGTCGGTTTCCTCCCCGATGCGGTCATCAGACCGAAGCTCGCCCGCTACACGACGGGACTCCCGGCCAGCCTCTACTTCGTCGGATTCACTGGCGGCGTGTTGACGCTTGGCGTCATCGGCTTCATCGCCGGCCCGGTCGTCATCGCGCTGCTGGTCGAACTGTCGTCGCTGCTGACCAGCGAGCGGCAGGGCGACCAGCAGAAACTGACGTAA
- a CDS encoding hemolysin family protein gives MQPVEIALRLLAGVALILANGFFVAIEFALTRARQYAESEFDEPGLRRAWEMTDDLEIYLTSCQVGITASSIAVGIVAEPALAAIFEPYFQSSALAGVGAGAAIAFLIINLVHLTHGEQTPTYLGVERAKFVCRYGATPLYYFAWVISPIIKVGDGVAKWTLGLFGVEMSGAWLEAEVDSIESRGELRNELGSVLDRGDVPDERREEIISAFRVGDREVGDVMVPREDIVALSPGDDDATNAERIAETPHTRYPLVGETLEDFLGIVYIPALVDEREEQDGAGGLLYGIDLEAVASPPMTMSPDTTVSDAIDQFQAERQELAFVLEDGEVVGLVTVTDLLEEVVGDIQDPMDAEAGVA, from the coding sequence ATGCAACCAGTCGAAATCGCGCTCAGGCTGCTTGCAGGGGTCGCCCTGATCCTCGCAAACGGCTTCTTCGTCGCCATCGAGTTCGCGCTGACGAGGGCCAGACAGTACGCCGAATCGGAGTTCGACGAACCCGGCCTCCGGCGGGCCTGGGAGATGACCGACGACCTCGAAATCTATCTGACGAGCTGTCAGGTCGGTATCACCGCCTCCAGCATCGCGGTCGGTATCGTCGCCGAGCCGGCGCTGGCGGCCATCTTCGAGCCGTACTTCCAGTCCTCCGCGCTGGCCGGCGTCGGGGCCGGCGCGGCCATCGCCTTCCTCATCATCAACCTCGTCCACCTGACGCACGGCGAGCAGACGCCGACGTACCTCGGCGTCGAGCGCGCGAAGTTCGTCTGCCGGTACGGCGCGACGCCGCTGTACTACTTCGCGTGGGTCATCTCGCCGATTATCAAGGTCGGCGACGGCGTCGCCAAGTGGACGCTCGGGCTGTTCGGCGTCGAGATGTCCGGCGCGTGGCTCGAAGCCGAGGTCGACAGCATCGAGTCCCGCGGTGAACTGCGCAACGAACTCGGCTCGGTTCTCGACCGCGGCGACGTGCCCGACGAGCGCCGCGAGGAGATTATCTCTGCGTTCCGCGTTGGCGACCGTGAAGTCGGCGACGTGATGGTGCCACGCGAGGACATCGTCGCGCTGTCGCCGGGCGACGACGACGCGACCAACGCCGAGCGCATCGCCGAGACGCCCCACACCCGCTACCCGCTCGTCGGCGAGACGCTCGAAGACTTCCTCGGCATCGTCTACATCCCGGCGCTCGTCGACGAGCGCGAGGAACAGGACGGGGCGGGCGGTCTGCTCTACGGCATCGACCTCGAAGCTGTCGCCTCGCCGCCGATGACGATGTCGCCGGACACCACCGTCAGCGACGCCATCGACCAGTTCCAGGCCGAGCGCCAGGAACTCGCGTTCGTGCTCGAAGACGGCGAAGTCGTCGGGCTGGTGACGGTCACGGACCTGCTCGAAGAGGTCGTCGGCGACATTCAGGATCCGATGGACGCCGAGGCCGGCGTCGCCTGA
- a CDS encoding MBL fold metallo-hydrolase — protein sequence MDVQFLGGAGEIGRSAVLIDESLLLDFGMLTDSPPQFPVRTPSPDAVVVSHGHLDHVGTIPALVSGDARPPIHWTPPTYELAMTLARDTLKLHGGTVNCPFTETNVRRVTQVSETHGYRESFEAAGYEVTFYNAGHIPGSAHVLVDDGDTRLLYTGDFHTDDQRLVSGTTARPDADTVICESTYSDVAHDPRETVEGRFVESVETTLWEGGTVVVPAFAIGRTQEMLLICEAHDIPCYVDGMGKQVTEMLGQYPEFVRDADALQRAKSHARFVTGKDGQRKRITDQKAAIVTTSGMLSGGPAMTYIPAVRGNPMNKITMTGYQVEGTPGRDLLETGSAEIDGRIMPVSARVEQYDFSAHADREGLLAYLDAYRDTPVLVNHGDRCEAFAAALREDGYDATAPELGATIAV from the coding sequence ATGGATGTGCAGTTTCTCGGCGGGGCTGGTGAGATTGGTCGAAGCGCTGTCCTCATCGACGAGTCGTTGCTGCTGGATTTCGGGATGCTGACCGACTCGCCGCCACAGTTTCCCGTTCGGACGCCGTCGCCGGACGCTGTCGTCGTCTCCCACGGCCACCTCGACCACGTCGGGACCATCCCAGCGCTGGTGTCGGGCGACGCACGACCACCGATTCACTGGACGCCGCCGACGTACGAACTGGCGATGACACTCGCCCGAGACACACTCAAACTCCACGGAGGGACAGTCAATTGTCCGTTTACCGAGACCAACGTCAGACGGGTAACGCAGGTGTCGGAGACACACGGCTACCGCGAGTCGTTCGAGGCCGCCGGCTACGAGGTCACCTTCTACAACGCCGGCCACATTCCGGGGAGCGCACACGTTCTCGTCGACGACGGCGACACTCGACTGCTGTACACGGGCGATTTCCACACCGACGACCAGCGCCTCGTCTCCGGGACGACGGCCCGTCCGGACGCGGACACGGTCATCTGTGAGAGCACCTATTCCGATGTCGCTCACGACCCCAGAGAAACGGTCGAGGGGCGCTTCGTCGAAAGCGTCGAAACGACGCTCTGGGAGGGCGGCACCGTCGTTGTCCCCGCCTTCGCCATCGGACGAACACAGGAGATGCTGCTCATCTGTGAAGCACACGACATTCCATGTTACGTCGACGGGATGGGGAAGCAGGTGACCGAGATGCTCGGGCAGTACCCCGAGTTCGTCCGCGATGCGGACGCGCTTCAACGGGCAAAATCCCACGCCCGGTTTGTTACTGGGAAGGACGGCCAGCGCAAACGTATCACCGACCAGAAGGCGGCTATCGTCACCACGAGCGGGATGCTCTCGGGCGGCCCGGCGATGACGTATATTCCTGCGGTCCGTGGCAATCCGATGAACAAGATCACGATGACCGGGTATCAGGTCGAGGGAACGCCGGGTCGGGACCTGCTAGAGACCGGTAGTGCCGAGATAGACGGCCGGATTATGCCGGTCAGCGCCCGGGTCGAGCAGTACGACTTTTCGGCACACGCCGACCGCGAGGGGCTGCTGGCATATCTCGACGCCTATCGGGACACGCCAGTGCTGGTCAACCACGGCGACCGCTGTGAGGCCTTCGCGGCCGCGCTCCGTGAGGACGGCTACGACGCGACAGCGCCCGAACTGGGCGCGACTATCGCCGTATAG